A genomic window from Chrysoperla carnea chromosome 3, inChrCarn1.1, whole genome shotgun sequence includes:
- the LOC123295960 gene encoding CUB and sushi domain-containing protein 3, with amino-acid sequence MRSSVLGLIFNGCIVKGNEIEITCGDPAVPLNARVILSNKNLKSGTKATYVCDEGYELFGDSTLECSASGKWLGEIPFCGTNIAFRKPANQSTTVRGGPAINANDGDNTVVHDGKRCTETQKEVSPWWTVDLLKAYSVKVVRVTTRGCCGHQPLQDLEIRVGNSSNDLQRNPLCAWFPGTVDEGTTKTFTCARPLIGQFVFLQLVGVEGSLSLCEVEVFSMDELSNERCTPSNAPEDAQISSFLHTCYEFGVNRGGSFKDARDSCISHSGDLIHEFTGPTARFLFTELDRRKPTMKTQLVWIGAQKEPGITARTWKWVNGNLIAHPTWGKDQPNNYNGEQNCVVLDGGRNWQWNDVGCNLDYLHWICQHKPPICGSPNKELNTTIIGTNHTIGSTIEYVCPVGQLLVGTSKRICQSDGFWSENAPTCKYIDCGEVNEIEHGSVLYMDQRTTYNAIVQYKCHENYTLIGNDKRKCGSEGVWSDSVPKCLFGWCPEPPSTNGGSVSINGHHVGAIANYTCDSGFILFGTPTLTCELGGKWSNKPPTCKYIDCGSPPNISNGRYALLNGTTTYNSFVQYTCQEDYWLDGQQTQVCTRDGIWSSTTPSCELITCDEPEVPAGSYVVGYDFNVHSTIEYNCELGHILIGESNHICTRDGVWSGNTPICKYIDCGKVPPLLYGTANYTNGTTYLHSEVQYSCVNNYRLNGVNKRICLENGQWSHESPKCEEIRCPEPILAEHSILSVTGNDRMYGRTLIRTSDSANVGATSYKIGALVKYRCERGYKIVGDPLSTCEENGLWSGTIPQCIFVDCKNPEKIEHGKYNLASNVTYYGSTVLYECDPNFELDGISRRLCLENGTWSSETPKCREIQCRDPDTIGLATFEVSTHSIGGIAHYSCPKGHNMAGNSTRICLKRGAWSGTPPICTPVDCKDPGVIENGRVIIMNGTTYNSAIEYHCIPHYDRIGPYLRKCMDTGIWSGEEPKCLLATSEMQDSSGLGMTIGIGCGIVLFLLLMLAIIYLRLRKATPIKNTENIEGVERKEEQNAAVMSYATLNGNRRYTHSSLGSNIYDNINEDNVYDAPYEETGRESATYEPEPIGRLNGNVITINGVAVR; translated from the exons GAAACGAAATAGAAATAACTTGTGGAGATCCTGCAGTGCCATTAAATGCTCGAGTAATTCTTAGCAACAAAAATCTTAAAAGTGGAACTAAAGCAACTTATGTTTGCGATGAAGGTTACGAATTATTTGGAGATAGTACATTAGAATGTTCAGCATCGGGAAAATGGTTAGGGGAGATTCCATTTTGTG gAACGAACATTGCATTTCGAAAACCTGCAAATCAATCTACAACTGTACGAGGAGGTCCAGCAATAAATGCTAATGATGGAGACAATACTGTGGTGCATGATGGAAAACGATGTACGGAAACACAAAAAGAAGTTTCGCCATGGTGGACAGTTGATTTATTAAAAGCATATTCAGTTAAAGTTGTACGTGTTACAACTCGAGGATGTTGTG gaCATCAACCTTTACAAGATTTAGAAATTCGAGTGGGTAACAGTAGTAATGATCTGCAACGAAATCCGCTTTGCGCATGGTTTCCAGGCACTGTTG atgaaGGAACAACTAAGACATTTACATGTGCTCGACCGTTAATCGggcaatttgtttttttacaattagtGGGAGTTGAAGGATCACTTTCTCTGTGTGAAGTAGAAGTATTTTCAATGGATG AATTATCCAATGAAAGATGTACACCATCAAATGCACCTGAAGATGCTCAAATATCATCATTTCTTCACACGTGTTACGAGTTCGGTGTTAATCGTGGTGGATCGTTTAAAGATGCTCGTGATAGTTGTATATCCCATTCTGGCGATTTAATACATGAATTTACAGGACCAACTGCACGATTTCTATTTACTGAATTAGATCGACGAAAACCAACCATGAAAACTCAACTTGTTTGGATTGGTGCCCAAAAAGAACCTGGAATTACAGCTCGTACTTGGAAATGGGTGAACGGTAATCTAATCGCACATCCAACATGGGGTAAAGATCAACCAAATAATTACAATGGAGAACAAAATTGTGTGGTATTGGATGGTGGAAGAAATTGGCAATGGAATGATGTTGGTTGTAATTTGGATTATCTACATTGGATTTGTCAACACA aaCCTCCAATATGCGGAAGTCCAAACAAAGAATTAAACACCACAATTATTGGAACCAATCATACAATTGGATCTACTATTGAATATGTTTGTCCCGTAGGACAATTACTTGTCGGTACTTCAAAACGAATATGCCAATCAGATGGTTTCTGGTCTGAAAATGCACCAACTTGCAAAT ATATCGATTGTGGTGAAGTGAATGAGATTGAACATGGCAGCGTTCTTTATATGGATCAACGGACAACCTACAATGCAATAGTTCAATATAAATGTCATGAAAATTATACGTTAATCGGCAACGATAAACGGAAATGTGGTTCAGAAGGTGTATGGTCTGATTCAGTACCAAAATGTCTTTTTGGCTGGTGTCCAGAACCACCGTCAACAAATGGAGGATCAGTTTCTATAAATGGCCATCATGTTGGAGCAATTGCAAATTATACTTGTGATTCTGGTTTCATCTTATTTGGTACTCCA acTTTAACTTGTGAACTGGGAGGTAAGTGGTCAAACAAGCCTCCAACATGTAAATATATTGATTGTGGATCGCCACCAAACATTAGCAATGGTCGATATGCTTTACTAAATGGAACCACAACATACAACAGTTTTGTGCAGTATACTTGCCAAGAAGATTATTGGTTAGATGGGCAACAAACACAGGTGTGTACACGTGATGGTATTTGGTCCTCAACAACACCTTCTTGTGAat taattacttGCGACGAACCTGAGGTACCTGCAGGTAGTTATGTTGTAGGCTATGATTTTAATGTACATTCCACTATCGAATATAATTGTGAATTGGGTCATATTTTAATTGGAGAATCAAATCATATCTGTACACGAGATGGAGTTTGGTCTGGAAATACACCGATTTGCAAAT atatcgACTGTGGCAAAGTTCCTCCACTATTATACGGAACTGCAAATTATACCAACGGCACTACATATTTACATAGCGAAGTTCAATATAGTTGCGTTAATAATTATCGTTTGAATGGTGTTAACAAACGAATATGCTTAGAAAATGGACAATGGAGTCACGAATCTCCAAAATGTgaag aaattcgTTGTCCTGAACCAATTTTAGCTGAGCATAGTATTTTATCGGTAACTGGAAATGATAGAATGTATGGACGTACTTTGATTCGTACATCCGATTCAGCAAATGTAGGAGCAACAAGCTATAAAATTGGTGCATTGGTGAAATATCGTTGTGAAAGAGGATATAAAATCGTTGGTGATCCTTTAAGTACATGCGAGGAAAATGGGTTATGGAGTGGTACTATTCCACAATGCATTT TTGTGGACTGTAAAAATCCAGAGAAAATTGAAcatggaaaatataatttagcatCAAACGTCACTTATTACGGTTCAACTGTCCTTTATGAATGCGATCCAAACTTTGAATTAGATGGCATATCTAGGCGATTATGCCTTGAAAATGGAACATGGAGTTCGGAAACACCTAAATGTCGag AAATTCAATGTCGGGATCCTGACACAATTGGGCTTGCTACTTTTGAAGTTAGTACCCATAGTATTGGTGGTATTGCACACTACTCCTGTCCAAAAGGACATAACATGGCTGGTAACAGTACAAGAATATGCTTGAAACGAGGTGCTTGGAGTGGTACGCCACCAATATGTACAC CGGTTGATTGTAAGGATCCAGGAGTGATTGAAAATGGAAGAGTTATCATTATGAATGGAACAACGTATAATAGTGCAATTGAGTATCATTGTATACCACATTATGATAGAATTGGGCCTTATTTACGAAAATGTATGGACACTGGAATATGGTCTGGGGAAGAACCTAAATGTTTAT TAGCGACAAGTGAAATGCAAGATTCAAGTGGCTTGGGAATGACTATAGGAATTGGATGTGGAATAGttctatttttacttttaatgttGGCGATTATTTATTTGAGATT ACGAAAAGCCACACCGattaaaaatacagaaaatattgAAGGAGTTGAAAGAAAAGAAGAACAAAATGCAGCGGTAATGAGTTACGCAACATTAAATGGAAATCGAAGATATACACATTCATCATTAGgttcaaatatttatgataacatTAATGAAGATAATGTATATGATGCACCGTATGAAGAAACGGGGCGCGAGAGTGCTACTTATGAACCGGAACCCATCGGTAGACTGAATGGAAATGTGATCACAATAAATGGTGTAGCTgttcgttaa